In the genome of Streptomyces sp. NBC_00190, one region contains:
- a CDS encoding TerD family protein, with the protein MTHAMQKGSNIPVAPVAVRAVLRWTAGPEVPDVDASALLVGADGRVRSDEDFVFYNQPRHPSGAVWRLGKKQIGDAVTDAVQADLRTVTPAVDRILVVASAEDVPFQQVRDLRILLYDATAAGGSEPLAYFDVRPETGAETALICGELYRRGEGWKFRALGEGYSDGLVGLATDHGISVDENAAEPAAAPDAGPAAGPGAGATSEQTAAMAPPAPPTQAPPPVQPAYGYPQPVSPAPVPGPAADPSFRLPVQGPQFIRR; encoded by the coding sequence ATGACGCACGCGATGCAGAAGGGCTCGAACATCCCGGTGGCCCCCGTGGCGGTCCGGGCTGTGCTCCGTTGGACGGCCGGCCCCGAGGTGCCGGACGTGGACGCCTCCGCCCTGCTCGTGGGCGCCGACGGCCGGGTGCGTTCGGACGAGGACTTCGTCTTCTACAACCAGCCGCGGCACCCCTCGGGGGCCGTCTGGCGACTCGGTAAGAAGCAGATCGGCGACGCGGTCACCGACGCCGTCCAGGCGGACCTGCGCACGGTGACCCCGGCGGTGGACCGGATCCTGGTGGTCGCCTCCGCCGAGGACGTCCCCTTCCAGCAGGTCCGCGACCTGCGGATCCTCCTGTACGACGCCACGGCGGCCGGCGGCTCCGAACCGCTGGCCTACTTCGACGTACGGCCCGAGACCGGTGCCGAGACGGCGCTGATCTGCGGTGAGCTGTACCGCCGGGGCGAGGGGTGGAAGTTCCGCGCCCTGGGCGAGGGCTACTCCGACGGGCTGGTCGGGCTGGCGACCGACCACGGGATCTCGGTCGACGAGAACGCCGCCGAGCCGGCCGCGGCCCCGGATGCCGGGCCCGCCGCCGGACCCGGCGCGGGGGCCACCTCCGAGCAGACGGCCGCGATGGCCCCGCCGGCACCGCCCACGCAGGCCCCGCCGCCGGTCCAGCCCGCCTATGGGTACCCGCAGCCGGTGTCCCCGGCCCCCGTGCCCGGTCCGGCCGCCGATCCGTCGTTCCGGCTGCCGGTGCAGGGCCCGCAGTTCATCCGCCGCTGA